One window from the genome of Rhodococcus sp. ABRD24 encodes:
- the nirB gene encoding nitrite reductase large subunit NirB has translation MNERTAIVIGHGMVGHRFVEALRARDEVGTWAVIVLCEEDVPAYDRVALSSYVDSWDVREIALAGNDFAGDPAVDLRVGVRADVIDRAGHTVTTSAGETLGYDALVLATGSYPFVPPVPGHDHDLCFVYRTPSDLDGIRARAEAAGPGAVGVVVGGGLLGLEAANALRQLGMSAHVVEHNARLMPLQVDEGGGAVLARLVTDLGLTLHTGTGIGSITDGSDGVRVELSDGSVIDAALLVFSAGVRPQDRLARDAGLDIAERGGVLTDSGCVTSDPAVFAVGECAAVEGRCYGLVAPGYSTAEVVADRLLGGDAVFPGADLSTKLKLLGVDVASFGDVHAATPGALEVVLSDAAKGTYTKLVVSDDARTLLGGILVGDASAYGSLRPLVGRELPGDPAALISPAGEKPGAGALPDDAQVCSCNAVTKGAICAAIADGACDVAAVKACTNAGTTCGGCLPTVKALLASSGVELSKALCEHFTQSRAELFEIVRATGTRTFSGLIARYGTGTGCDICKPVVASILASTSSEHVLDGEQASLQDTNDHFLANIQRNGTYSVVPRMPGGECTPEQLITIGEIARDYGLYLKVTGGQRIDLFGARVEQLPEIWQRLVDVGMESGQAYGKSLRTVKSCVGSTWCRYGVQDSVGMAVRLENRYRGLRSPHKIKFGVSGCARECAEARGKDVGVIATENGWNLYVGGNGGQSPRHAQLLAGGLDDDTLIRYIDRYLMFYVRTADRLQRTAPWVESLEGGLDHLEAVVCEDSLGIADDLESAMARHVAGYRDEWAGVLEDPDKLSRFVSFVNAPEVPDPTVVFDDSGPRKVPVLMGIPDVPERRSELSSRR, from the coding sequence ATGAACGAACGGACCGCGATCGTGATCGGACACGGCATGGTGGGCCATCGCTTCGTCGAAGCGCTGCGTGCTCGAGACGAGGTCGGCACCTGGGCGGTGATCGTGCTGTGCGAGGAGGACGTGCCGGCCTACGACCGGGTAGCGCTGTCGTCGTACGTCGACTCGTGGGACGTGCGGGAAATTGCGTTGGCGGGCAACGACTTCGCCGGCGATCCCGCAGTGGACCTGCGGGTGGGAGTACGGGCCGACGTGATCGATCGGGCCGGGCACACCGTGACCACGTCGGCGGGCGAGACACTGGGTTACGACGCGCTGGTGCTCGCGACGGGCTCGTACCCGTTCGTGCCGCCGGTGCCGGGCCACGACCACGATCTGTGTTTCGTCTACCGCACTCCGTCCGATCTGGACGGCATCCGGGCCCGCGCGGAGGCGGCTGGACCGGGCGCCGTCGGCGTCGTGGTCGGTGGTGGCCTGCTCGGGCTCGAGGCCGCGAACGCGCTGCGCCAGTTGGGTATGTCGGCGCATGTCGTCGAACACAACGCCCGGCTGATGCCGCTGCAGGTCGACGAGGGCGGCGGCGCCGTGCTCGCCAGGCTGGTGACCGACCTGGGGCTCACGCTGCACACCGGAACCGGGATCGGTTCGATCACCGACGGATCCGACGGTGTGCGGGTGGAGCTGTCCGACGGCTCCGTGATCGATGCCGCGCTGCTGGTGTTCTCCGCAGGCGTCCGCCCGCAGGATCGGCTGGCCCGTGACGCGGGCCTGGACATCGCCGAGCGCGGCGGCGTCCTTACCGACAGTGGTTGCGTCACCTCTGATCCCGCGGTGTTTGCAGTCGGCGAGTGTGCCGCCGTGGAGGGCCGGTGCTACGGGCTGGTTGCCCCTGGTTACTCGACGGCCGAGGTGGTCGCGGACCGGCTCCTCGGTGGGGACGCGGTGTTCCCCGGAGCCGACCTGTCCACCAAGCTCAAGCTGCTCGGCGTGGACGTCGCGAGCTTCGGTGACGTGCACGCCGCGACGCCGGGCGCGCTCGAGGTGGTGCTCAGCGACGCCGCGAAGGGCACGTACACCAAGCTCGTCGTCTCGGACGACGCGAGGACGCTGCTCGGCGGGATCCTCGTCGGCGACGCGTCGGCCTATGGGTCGTTGCGCCCGCTCGTCGGGCGGGAACTCCCCGGCGATCCGGCCGCGCTGATCTCCCCGGCCGGCGAGAAGCCCGGCGCCGGAGCGCTTCCCGATGACGCCCAGGTGTGCTCGTGCAACGCCGTCACCAAGGGGGCGATCTGCGCGGCGATCGCTGACGGTGCGTGCGATGTCGCGGCGGTCAAGGCCTGTACCAATGCGGGTACCACGTGCGGCGGCTGCCTGCCGACGGTGAAGGCGCTGCTCGCGTCGTCCGGCGTGGAGCTGTCGAAGGCACTGTGCGAGCACTTCACCCAGTCCCGGGCCGAGCTGTTCGAGATCGTCCGGGCCACCGGCACGCGGACCTTCTCCGGCCTGATCGCGCGATACGGCACAGGAACCGGCTGCGACATCTGCAAGCCCGTCGTCGCGTCGATCCTCGCGTCGACATCGTCGGAACATGTCCTCGATGGTGAGCAGGCGTCGCTCCAGGACACCAACGACCACTTCCTGGCGAACATCCAGCGCAACGGCACCTATTCGGTGGTGCCGAGGATGCCCGGGGGCGAGTGCACGCCCGAGCAGCTCATCACGATCGGGGAGATCGCCCGCGACTACGGGCTTTACCTCAAGGTCACCGGTGGTCAGCGGATCGACCTGTTCGGCGCGCGGGTGGAACAGTTGCCGGAGATCTGGCAGCGGCTCGTCGATGTCGGCATGGAATCCGGTCAGGCGTACGGGAAGTCGCTGCGCACCGTGAAGAGCTGCGTCGGGTCCACGTGGTGCAGGTACGGCGTGCAGGACTCGGTGGGGATGGCGGTGCGGCTCGAGAACCGGTACCGGGGCCTACGTTCGCCGCACAAGATCAAGTTCGGGGTGTCGGGGTGTGCGCGCGAGTGCGCCGAGGCTCGCGGCAAGGACGTCGGCGTCATCGCGACAGAGAACGGCTGGAATCTGTATGTAGGCGGCAACGGTGGTCAGTCGCCCAGGCATGCGCAGTTGCTCGCGGGCGGACTCGATGACGACACCCTGATCCGGTACATCGACCGCTACCTCATGTTCTACGTGCGCACCGCCGACCGGTTGCAGCGCACCGCGCCGTGGGTGGAATCGCTGGAGGGCGGACTCGACCATCTGGAGGCCGTGGTGTGCGAGGACAGCCTCGGGATCGCCGACGATCTCGAGTCGGCGATGGCCCGGCACGTCGCCGGCTACCGCGACGAGTGGGCAGGCGTGCTCGAGGATCCGGACAAGTTGTCGCGGTTCGTGTCCTTCGTCAACGCCCCCGAGGTGCCCGATCCGACGGTGGTGTTCGACGACTCCGGGCCGCGCAAGGTGCCCGTCCTGATGGGCATACCGGACGTTCCGGAACGCCGATCGGAACTCTCCTCGCGCCGGTAA
- a CDS encoding FAD-dependent oxidoreductase, with the protein MTRVVIVGNGMVGARLAEELRRRDRDPERLEVVVFGAEPRAAYNRILLSNVLAGSITARDTRLRPDDWWARNHVDVRIGVRVEAVDTEARVVRCDDGKLLGYDELVLATGSTSFVPPIEGMHVDADGVAAFRTVEDCDRITGAASPGCRAVILGGGLLGLEAARGLLLRGADVTVVHPKAVPMERQMDPGGGAVLGRVLTGLGMRVLLNRRAIALRGTGAARVLVLDDGTELPVDLVVLTAGVRPATAVARAAGVIVDYGVVVDDGLRTSAPHVWAIGECAQHRGEVYGLVQPGWEQAAVVAARITGADPGAEYHGSETVTRLKAHDIDLASMGDVSADLHDTDHEVLTLADPARGRYAKLVVREERIVGAVLLGSPDVVGTVTQLFDARLPVPQDRMVLLTGRGAATTESVSPAGMPGGAVICRCNSVTKTNLTAAWRSGARSVAALATATRATTGCGGCSSTVEGICEWLRSSDPQSADLRNDDAAHGDQQHGDEREVSARKEGAA; encoded by the coding sequence GTGACTCGGGTCGTGATCGTCGGAAACGGCATGGTCGGCGCGCGGCTGGCCGAGGAGTTGCGCCGCCGCGACCGTGACCCCGAGCGTCTCGAGGTCGTGGTGTTCGGGGCGGAACCCCGGGCCGCATACAACCGGATCCTGCTGTCGAACGTATTGGCCGGCAGCATCACTGCGCGCGACACACGGCTGCGGCCGGACGACTGGTGGGCGCGCAACCACGTCGACGTGCGGATCGGGGTGCGGGTGGAGGCGGTCGACACCGAGGCGCGCGTCGTGCGCTGCGACGACGGCAAGCTGCTCGGCTACGACGAGCTGGTCCTGGCGACCGGCAGCACGTCGTTCGTGCCGCCGATCGAGGGGATGCACGTCGATGCCGACGGGGTGGCCGCGTTCCGGACCGTGGAGGACTGTGACCGGATCACCGGCGCCGCGTCGCCGGGGTGCCGGGCGGTGATTCTCGGCGGCGGCCTACTCGGGCTCGAGGCGGCGCGCGGGCTGCTGCTGCGCGGCGCCGACGTCACCGTTGTGCATCCGAAGGCGGTGCCGATGGAACGGCAGATGGATCCGGGTGGCGGTGCGGTCCTGGGTCGCGTGCTCACCGGCCTGGGTATGCGGGTTCTGCTCAACCGGCGCGCGATTGCGCTGCGCGGCACAGGCGCCGCGCGTGTGCTCGTTCTCGACGATGGCACCGAACTGCCTGTCGATCTGGTGGTGCTGACGGCGGGCGTCCGGCCCGCCACCGCTGTGGCGCGGGCCGCCGGCGTCATCGTTGACTACGGGGTGGTGGTCGACGACGGACTGCGCACGAGCGCCCCGCACGTGTGGGCGATCGGGGAGTGCGCGCAGCACCGCGGCGAGGTGTACGGCCTGGTGCAGCCTGGCTGGGAGCAGGCCGCGGTGGTGGCCGCCCGGATCACCGGGGCGGATCCGGGCGCCGAGTACCACGGCAGCGAAACTGTCACCCGGCTCAAGGCCCACGACATCGACCTTGCGTCGATGGGTGACGTGAGTGCCGACCTGCACGACACGGACCACGAGGTGCTCACGCTCGCGGACCCGGCACGCGGACGCTACGCCAAACTCGTTGTACGCGAAGAACGGATAGTCGGCGCCGTACTGCTCGGCAGCCCCGATGTGGTCGGTACCGTCACGCAGTTGTTCGACGCGCGGCTTCCGGTGCCGCAGGACCGCATGGTGCTGCTCACGGGTCGCGGCGCAGCCACCACCGAGTCGGTGAGCCCCGCCGGCATGCCGGGCGGTGCGGTGATCTGCCGCTGCAACTCGGTGACCAAGACGAACCTCACGGCGGCATGGCGGTCCGGGGCACGCTCGGTGGCCGCACTCGCAACCGCGACCCGCGCGACAACGGGGTGCGGCGGATGCAGTTCCACGGTCGAGGGCATATGCGAGTGGTTACGGAGCAGCGATCCCCAGAGCGCCGATCTCCGGAACGACGACGCGGCCCACGGTGACCAGCAGCACGGCGACGAACGAGAAGTATCGGCTCGGAAGGAAGGTGCGGCATGA
- a CDS encoding molybdopterin oxidoreductase family protein: MTLSPDAGSVTVTGRQFPTNRGGLCQKGWTSAELLRHPDRLTTPLIRIDGRLRPASWDDALDRVAEGLRAAQVAGGRDAVGIFGGGGLTNEKAYMLGKFARVALGTSNIDYNGRFCMSSAAAAGIRAFGLDRGLPFPVSDLTSAKAILLAGGNVAETMPPLVGHLKAAADAGGLIVADPRRTATADLAVLGGGVHLQLAPGTDLPLALGMVHLAVIEGHLDREFVEARTDGFDDAWLAAAQWWPERTERVTGVPVASLRRAVEILSHSRRSDTGAYILTARGAEQHATGTDTVSAWIALALTLGLPGRRGSGYGAITGQGNGQGGREHGQKADQLPGYRRITDPVAREHVARVWGIDPSELPGPGRSAYELLDALGHPDGPRALMVHGANLAVSAPRAGHVVDRLRSLDLLVVCDFLLSETAAMADVVLPVLQWAEEEGTMTSLEGRVLRRRRGVAPPAGARSELEVLQELAVRLGQPVSRFPAEPEVVFDELRRASAGGVADYAGVTYDRLDAGEALYWPCPDVGHPGTPRLFLDRFATDDGRARFTAVEHRGPAEPTDTEFPLVATTGRVLAQYQSGTQTRRVAELAAAAGPMFVQVHPDTAERSGLRDGDRATVLGRRGAVSAAVRCDDSMRLDTVFLPFHFAGDARANLLTNPALDPTSRMPEFKVCAVRLEAAS, translated from the coding sequence ATGACGCTCAGCCCAGATGCGGGAAGCGTGACGGTGACCGGCCGTCAGTTCCCCACCAACCGCGGCGGATTGTGCCAGAAGGGGTGGACCAGCGCCGAACTGCTGCGACATCCGGACCGGCTCACCACCCCGCTGATCCGGATCGACGGGCGTCTGCGCCCGGCCTCGTGGGACGACGCCCTCGACCGGGTCGCCGAGGGCCTCCGCGCCGCGCAGGTGGCCGGGGGACGCGACGCGGTGGGCATCTTCGGTGGCGGCGGGCTCACCAACGAGAAGGCATACATGCTCGGCAAGTTCGCGCGCGTCGCGCTCGGCACGTCGAACATCGACTACAACGGGCGGTTCTGCATGTCGTCGGCGGCCGCCGCCGGGATCCGCGCGTTCGGCCTCGATCGCGGACTGCCGTTCCCGGTCTCGGATCTCACGTCGGCGAAGGCGATCCTGCTGGCCGGCGGCAACGTCGCCGAGACGATGCCGCCGCTCGTCGGGCACCTGAAAGCGGCGGCCGATGCGGGTGGGCTGATCGTCGCGGACCCGCGGCGCACCGCGACCGCGGACCTTGCCGTCCTCGGCGGTGGGGTGCATCTGCAACTGGCACCGGGCACGGATCTGCCGCTGGCGCTGGGCATGGTGCACCTCGCGGTGATCGAGGGGCACCTCGACCGCGAGTTCGTCGAGGCTCGCACGGACGGTTTCGACGACGCGTGGCTCGCGGCGGCGCAGTGGTGGCCCGAACGCACCGAACGCGTCACGGGTGTGCCGGTCGCGTCGTTACGCCGGGCGGTGGAGATCCTGTCGCATTCCAGGCGCTCGGACACCGGCGCCTACATCCTCACTGCCCGGGGCGCCGAGCAGCACGCGACCGGCACCGACACCGTGTCCGCGTGGATCGCGCTGGCGCTCACGCTGGGACTGCCGGGGCGTCGTGGCAGCGGCTACGGTGCAATCACCGGTCAGGGCAACGGGCAGGGTGGTCGCGAGCACGGGCAGAAGGCCGACCAGCTGCCCGGCTACCGCAGAATCACCGATCCTGTTGCGCGCGAACATGTCGCGCGGGTGTGGGGGATCGATCCGTCGGAGCTGCCCGGTCCGGGGCGCAGCGCATACGAGTTGCTCGACGCGCTCGGCCACCCCGACGGCCCGCGTGCGCTGATGGTGCACGGCGCAAATCTTGCGGTGTCGGCGCCGCGGGCGGGTCACGTCGTCGACCGGCTGCGGTCGCTGGACCTGCTGGTGGTGTGTGACTTCCTGCTCTCGGAGACGGCCGCGATGGCCGATGTCGTGTTGCCGGTCCTGCAGTGGGCCGAGGAGGAGGGCACCATGACGAGCCTCGAGGGCCGGGTACTGCGTCGCCGACGCGGGGTGGCGCCACCGGCCGGGGCGCGCAGTGAGCTCGAGGTGTTGCAGGAGTTGGCCGTTCGGCTCGGTCAGCCGGTGTCGAGGTTCCCGGCGGAGCCCGAGGTGGTGTTCGACGAACTGCGCCGCGCCTCGGCCGGTGGCGTCGCCGACTACGCGGGAGTGACCTACGACCGCCTCGATGCGGGGGAGGCGCTGTACTGGCCGTGCCCCGACGTCGGGCATCCGGGCACGCCGAGGCTGTTCCTGGACCGGTTTGCCACCGACGACGGACGGGCGCGGTTCACCGCCGTCGAGCATCGTGGTCCCGCCGAGCCGACAGATACCGAGTTCCCGTTGGTTGCGACCACGGGACGTGTTCTGGCGCAATATCAGTCGGGCACGCAGACCCGGCGGGTGGCCGAACTCGCCGCGGCGGCGGGGCCGATGTTCGTGCAGGTCCACCCGGACACTGCCGAGCGTTCCGGCCTGCGGGACGGTGACAGGGCGACCGTGCTGGGTCGGCGGGGCGCCGTGTCTGCGGCGGTGCGATGTGACGACTCGATGCGGCTCGACACGGTGTTCCTGCCGTTCCACTTCGCGGGCGACGCCCGGGCGAATCTGCTGACCAACCCCGCCCTCGATCCGACGAGCCGGATGCCGGAGTTCAAGGTGTGTGCGGTGCGGCTGGAGGCGGCATCGTGA
- a CDS encoding nitrate/nitrite transporter — translation MQGHYIDRWDAENVEAWEAGGKDIARRNLVWSVIAEHVGFSVWSIWSVMVLFMPTDVFGIDAAGKFFLVAVPTLVGSVLRIPYTVATARFGGRNWTVFSALVLLIPTLLTLWFVQHPGTSYTTFLLVAATVGVGGGNFASSMANINAFYPQRLKGWALGLNAGGGNIGVPAIQLVGLLVIATVGNTAPYLVCAVYLVLIAVAAVGAALFMDNLGNQKADLRSMVAALRVRDSWIVSFLYIGTFGSFIGFSFAFGQVLQINFLAGGETPAQAALHAAQIAFIGPLLGSIARPLGGRFADRVGGGRITLYTFAAMVLATAVLVSAGTADDATPGSASGVTMAALVIGFVALFVLSGIGNGSVYKMIPSIFEARSRSLIGLDEPDRAGWSRNMSGALIGFAGAIGGLGGVGINLVLRASYSSPAKSATMAFWVFLGFYVVCALVTWTVFVRRRPVTKEAAGQSIAVTS, via the coding sequence GTGCAGGGGCACTACATCGACCGCTGGGACGCCGAGAACGTCGAGGCGTGGGAGGCCGGCGGCAAGGACATCGCCCGCCGCAATCTCGTCTGGTCGGTGATCGCCGAGCACGTCGGCTTCTCGGTCTGGTCCATCTGGTCGGTGATGGTGCTGTTCATGCCTACCGACGTCTTCGGCATCGACGCCGCCGGCAAGTTCTTCCTCGTCGCGGTGCCGACCCTCGTCGGGTCGGTGCTGCGTATCCCGTACACCGTGGCCACCGCCCGGTTCGGCGGCCGGAACTGGACGGTGTTCAGCGCGCTGGTGCTGCTGATCCCGACATTGCTGACGCTGTGGTTCGTGCAGCATCCCGGCACGTCCTACACGACGTTCCTGTTGGTGGCCGCCACCGTGGGTGTCGGCGGCGGCAACTTCGCGTCGTCGATGGCGAACATCAACGCCTTCTACCCACAGCGGCTCAAGGGCTGGGCGCTGGGCCTGAACGCGGGCGGCGGGAACATCGGAGTGCCAGCCATCCAGTTGGTGGGCTTGCTCGTGATCGCGACCGTCGGCAATACCGCCCCGTATCTCGTGTGTGCGGTGTACCTCGTGCTGATCGCGGTCGCTGCGGTGGGCGCGGCGCTGTTCATGGACAACCTCGGTAACCAGAAGGCGGACCTGCGTTCGATGGTCGCGGCCCTGCGGGTACGGGACTCGTGGATCGTGAGCTTCCTCTACATCGGCACCTTCGGCTCGTTCATCGGTTTCAGCTTCGCGTTCGGTCAGGTGTTGCAGATCAACTTCCTCGCCGGCGGCGAGACACCCGCGCAGGCCGCGCTGCACGCGGCGCAGATCGCGTTCATCGGACCGCTGCTCGGTTCCATCGCCCGGCCGCTCGGTGGGAGGTTCGCGGACCGCGTCGGCGGTGGGCGGATCACGCTGTACACGTTCGCGGCGATGGTGCTGGCCACTGCGGTCCTGGTCAGTGCGGGCACGGCCGACGACGCGACGCCCGGCTCCGCATCCGGCGTGACGATGGCCGCGCTCGTGATCGGGTTCGTTGCGCTGTTCGTCCTCTCCGGTATCGGCAATGGCTCGGTGTACAAGATGATCCCGTCGATCTTCGAGGCCCGCTCGCGCTCGCTGATCGGGCTCGACGAGCCGGACCGGGCGGGGTGGTCGCGCAACATGTCCGGCGCGCTGATCGGCTTCGCCGGCGCAATCGGCGGACTCGGCGGCGTCGGCATCAACCTGGTGCTGCGTGCGTCGTACAGCAGCCCCGCGAAATCGGCGACGATGGCCTTCTGGGTGTTCCTCGGCTTCTATGTGGTGTGCGCGCTGGTCACGTGGACCGTATTCGTGCGACGCAGGCCGGTCACGAAAGAGGCTGCCGGACAGTCGATCGCGGTGACGTCGTGA